A window of the Choloepus didactylus isolate mChoDid1 chromosome 11, mChoDid1.pri, whole genome shotgun sequence genome harbors these coding sequences:
- the SUB1 gene encoding activated RNA polymerase II transcriptional coactivator p15 encodes MPKSKELVSSSSSGSDSDSEVDKKLKRKKQVTPEKPVKKQKTGETSRALSSSKQSSSSRDDNMFQIGKMRYVSVRDFKGKVLIDIREYWMDPEGEMKPGRKGISLNPEQWSQLKEQISDIDDAVRKL; translated from the exons atgcCTAAATCAAAGGAACTTGTTTCTTCAAGCTCATCTGGCAGTGATTCTGATAGTGAAGTCGACAAAAAG ttaaagaggaaaaagcaagTTACTCCAGAAAAACCTGTAAAGAAGCAAAAGACTGGGGAAACCTCAAGAGCACTATCATCTTCCAagcagagcagcagcagcagagatgATAACATGTTTCAG ATTGGAAAAATGAGGTATGTCAGTGTTCGGGACTTTAAAGGGAAAGTCCTAATTGACATTAGAGAATATTGGATGGATCCAGAAGGTGAAATGAAACCAGGAAGAAAAG gtatttccttaaATCCCGAGCAATGGAGCCAGCTGAAGGAACAGATTTCTGATATTGATGATGCAGTAAGAAAACTGTAA